In Candida orthopsilosis Co 90-125, chromosome 4 draft sequence, the genomic stretch CGATTGTATCCTCATGTTCAAGTGCCCACTGAATCTCTCatgtttcaaatcttcCAGATCCCTCTTTTCGAACCATATAGAGAGTCTCTTGAGACTAGACATGCAAATATTGGTGAAGAGGTTATAAATAGTAGAATCACTTGCCTTCTCACCCTCGAAATTACTCCTTAGTTTATCCAACAAGAAATCTAAGGCAACAATCGGGTCCAAGAGAACCAAGCCTTTCAATAACTTTTGTGTTCTTCGGAGAGAAGAGGTTTGCGGCCAACAAATTCAcataaaaacaaaattgtgtcgcaaagatttgaaaattttatgtCGCACTAGTATGAATAGAAAGTGAAAACATTGTATTCTCATTTGATCGGATTTATTAAAATGTTCGGTGTTCTGATTGCaatgcaaaatcaaagcCTTCAAGATTACGTATATCcaaccaaaaacaaaaaaataataataaatagatacaaaatacaaactCTTTAATACAATCCTTTTATCTTTCCTAAATTGGACTTCTCTATCTCTTTGTGACTTTAATCTCTCGATGCAAAGTTTCGTAAAAGCatcaaaagagaaaggGATATTTTTGCTTGGCAAATATATTGTTCAAAGGAAAGTATATTGTTGgaagtttttttttgtttttttgttacTTCCAAGGTCTAAGCCTCGAGCCGTATGAATGTAAGGGCAACTCACAACATACCAGAAAATTGAGGTggttttcttgaaaaaaattgaaatttgactCTGGCTAGAGGAAATGTGGGAGGTTCTTACGCCATCGGCTGTAGTTATCAAATGGCTAGGTTAGATGAAGTGATGGGTGGCTTAGCTCTGGAAGGTAagaattattttttttcgtttttGTTACAAATTGCCCCTTAAGGTCCAATATGCGCCACCTAACGTACAGCAAAGGACGATTAGAGATTAAGGAGGAAAAGAATGATTTATGATGGACTGTAGTGTTGCCAAAAGTGTATCACCATAAACTTGTGTAAGGCTTACAAGAGGAAACTAGTTGCTTCTTGGGGGGGGGGGGTTATGATCCAAGCTCTTTTAATTCAGGGATGGGCTATGCTGTTGTTTGGTTGAGGAAGTGGGATACGCCACGTTATTTCTTATTACTTTTCGTTTCTTGAGCTTACGCAAATTTCATTCAGTTTTGTCTTGGCAGAATTTCATGTTTCCCAATTTGTTGAgctttttgcaaccaaaaaagaaagataaACGCGATTGATTTCCTTTTTTCATGACGAATGTGTTTTAGCCCAAAAGAAGTAGGTTACTATAAAGAGGGGGGGGGGCTATGCATATTGTTGCCGATATCCAAAGGTCGGTCGCTGCGAACTGGCTGTGTAGAAGCGGGCAGAAGTGACGTCAAGAAGGTGACAGCATCGTGTTATAGCCAAGGTTTATTTTCTCTTCACGAGTTTCATGTACACTTTGCTTGCTAGTTTTAAGTATCCATTATATTTTTTGTGGCCGAAGTAGTAGTCGAGGTATCTGGCGGCTGTGCTAGTGGTATCATACATTGAAATAGTGGGCACAAGATAGGTAAAGTTTATGAGCCGATCATTTACCATAAAAGTTAAAGTTTAAAGTTTAAAGTTTTGTGAAGATCAACTGAAGAATGACGATAGAATAAATGAAACGATCgaagaaacaaaatatcaGAAATAAGCTATTTGTAACATGAAAAAGGGTTACTCTTTTGATCTTCAATTGCGTAATAATAgatttttatattttattttctaACGTTCTTCATCCTTATGGACGTATGGCTTCAATCGTTGACTCTGTAGTACCACATGAAGTAGGGGAAGGAGGGGAAACGGGGGACTAGAATAGAAAATTTGAGAGGACAATTAAATGCATGTTTGACTTGTGTAACtaaatcaaaaaacaatagagtAGTATAGTATTCGTCGAATCTAATTGTATTGTTGTCAATCTCCCgttttgatgataatgcTCTGTTTCTTACTGCATATTGTATACTGCACATTGATATTGacattgatattgatattCGTATATATACTATGTTGTTGCATTACATAACACATTACataattgatttttgacACAGCCtcctttttattttttctttgttctttggCTGTTAGTCGTTCAGTAGTTTAAGTTTTGTATGACGCACAAACATTGagtttaaaatttttttcttgatcCAGTGTCATATTAATCGATGTTGCGACGTTGATATCAGATAATAACCAGTTTGAAACCATTTGACTCTTTCGATTAAAACGGACTGGGATTATTCAAATACGTACAGCTTTCCTTTTTCTGTACAATGTAGTTACTGCCTATATTGCTTGTTTCTGTTTTGTCACATGAAACGCAATTGCTATCGGTTTGCGGGTGTAAATGTATATTTCTATGCgtgaattcaatttcttttttgtcGATATTTTTACCCGCTGGTGCATTTTGAaacatatttttttttttaaaagtTCATAGGGCAAGGAGATGGTGGAGGAGTGGGAGAAGTCTGTATTCAGTTCCGGTTACTCTGATAATTAAACGACTTCGGTTGCAAAGGGAACACCATTGAAGTAGCGTGATGTGATGAGTCGTGTGATTTGCAAACAGAGATGCAACCCCAAAGGGGCTGAGGGACAGGTATTTCTAAATACTTCCCAGGGCTGTGGGCCGATAAGAAGACGTGAAACAGCAATCAGTAGAATTTGATAACCGGAATCAGCGTCAGCCAAGGTCACTCACTCTTATTTTTGCGGCTTTTTATCTTTATTTGGCTGGTTTGTTAATGCTGCGGTCCCGTTTTCAGTCACATCGCAACGCCTCTGAAGACCCACGGGATATGTGCAGTATAGTTcttatttgtttgttgtttttgtctGGCCAAGAGATCTAAGTCTGTAAAACAAGTAAAGTTAATTAAATTTATTGTAATTTATTTTCGTTAAAATGCAAAAGGTGGTTAGAAGTAATGCCCTACAAAGATACGGGTTTAATTTAACTGAGTTAAATTACCTACTTAGTTGATATACAACTCTTGTAGTTTAGTATTTTGTGATCCAGTGTGTTTGTATTTATTTAACTGTGGGTTTTTTGctattttgttttaaacATATAAATTCATCTATTTCATATTGTTGTAACAGCGGCAAATTCACAGAGAattaaattgttttaataaaataaataaaataaataaaataaataaaataaataaaataaataaaataaataaaataaataaaattcaatttgaccAGAAGAAGGAACAGAATTTCAATATATCCTCAATCAACTGAAAAttatcgtcatcatcaccatcattaTCATAGCAAGAATAGATAATACAGCTTAACCATTCCTAACttatatttatatatatatgtacaAGTCTACAGTATAACCACAACTACACACTGCTGCACGACTAAACACACATCTTACACTGGTTAACCAATACTCACTCAGAACAAGGCTTATCAAACAACACTGTAAAACTGATTCCCCtattattcaattggtgtACTCAGCTGTTAGACTCATCATATAGAACTATACACAACTTGCATTATTTTGTCTACCCACATACCACAATTTATCCTATTTTTTATTGCATTTATATACAATTAATTTAAATCCTAGGACATGGCACCACTTACACCGGCTGATCGTTTAGGTCGAGCCACTACTTTGGAAATACCACAAtacgatgatgatgcttCTTCGActcattcaacaacaccacTACAAAATGATACTGAGGGGGTGCAAAAGTACAATAGTATGCATCAAAAAGATCATCCTCCATCTTATAGTCGTCGTGATTCAATAGAGCTACAACTGACGTCATCTTTGCGATCGCCTTCACATAACCCTAAGAAGTTACCAGCAAAAACGTCAACTCACCAGTCTCTACAACATAGATTAACTGGTAGATTATCTTTAACTGGGACTCGCAGTCATTTTgattcaccaatttcaccAGAGGATTTGGTTGGTTTACATGATCCAAAGTCTTTAAAACATTTGTACGATCTAGGTGGGTTTGACCATTTATGCACCTTGTTAaaaacatcaccaaaggGACTTGATGACCACAATGAAGCTGATCTAGAAGCTAGACGTCATGACTTTGGTATCAACAAACTACCACAAAGGACGTCCAAAAGTTTTATACAACTTTGTTGGGAAGCAATGAAGGATAAAGTATTGATTATTTTATCCattgctgctgttgtttctttAGCGTTGGGATTATATGAGACTTTTGGTAGTGGTACTCATTATGATGACGAAGGGAAACCTCTACCCAAAGTCGATTGGGTTGAAGGTGTGGCCATTTTGGTGGCTATCGCTATTGTTGTCCTTGTTGGTGCAGCTAatgattatcaaaaagAGCGACAATTTGCTCGACTAAATGCAAAAAAGGAAGATCGTGAATTGATAGTTGTACGAAATGGGGAGAAAAAACTAGTTTCCATTTATGATTTGTTAGTGGGAGATGTTATCAATTTACAAACTGGTGATGTTGTCCCTGCAGATTCGATCTTATTTCAAGGTGAAGTTGAATGTGATGAAAGTGCCTTGACTGGTGAATCAGAAACTATTAAAAAAGTGCCGGTTGAAGAAGCAATGGAAATTTACGAACTGCATTTACCTACCGAAGAAGATATTGGCAGTAGAACGATAAAATTACGTGATCCTTATTTGATCTCAGGAGCTAGAGTCTTGTCTGGTTTGGGTAATGCTGTTGTTACTGCTGTGGGGCCAAACTCCATCCATGGAAGAACAATGGCTAGTTTACAACATAAGCCTGAATCGACACCCATGCAAGAAAGATTGGACAACTTGGCTGAGGGAATCTCCAAGTATGGTTTCCTAGCAGCTATTGTCTTGTTTATTGTGTTGCTTATTCGATTTGGTGTGGATTTAGCGCCTGGTGGTTCATTCCATAACTTGAACCCGACTGATaaaggaagaaaatttattgatattgttatTACAGCAGTcaccattgttgttgttgccaTTCCTGAAGGTTTACCTCTTGCTGTCACTTTAGCATTGGCATTTGCCACCACGAGAATGGCTCAAAATGGTAACTTGGTTAGAGTGTTGAAAAGTTGTGAAACTATGGGAAGTGCTACTGCCATTTGTTCTGACAAGACTGGTACTTTGACtgaaaacaaaatgagAGTTGTACGAGGCTTTTTTGGATTGAAACAAGATGGACaagttttggaatttgatAATACCGCCGACAATTCGTATGAACCTACATCAGTTGAAGCTAGTGAAGATATCACTCCTGAATCTAGGGTTTTTCTTGCTACGAATATTACCCTTAATTCAACtgcatttgaaaatagtGATTATAATGAAGATGTAGTCAATGCTGCTAGACATAAACCAAAGCAAAAGAGTTTTTTCCAACGTCTCTTCTCAAAAACAGAACTGGCTACTcaagaacaacaagaaatcTTATCTGCTGAACCATTCTTGGGAAACAAGACTGAATCGGCATTATTGATTCTTGCTGAAAAGACGTTTggtgtttttcaaaataagTCACTTGATGATGTACGTAGTGAAGCTCAGCTGGAAATTGTTCAGGTTATTCCATTTGaaagttcaagaaaatgGTCCGGAGTGGTAAtgaagattgaaaatgggTTTAGGGTTTATATCAAAGGTGCAGCTGAAATTGTGTTTAAAAATTGtggatttgaattgaatactGATGGagatttgattaaattggATAGAACTAAACGTGATGATGTTTTGACCaagattgatgaatatgCTAATGATGCGTTACGTGCTATTGCTTTAGGACATCGTGATTTTGTTGGCATTACATCGTGGCCGCCATCCGGTTTAGCATCTTCTGATAGTCCAAATGAGGTAGACCCTCATGCTTTGATTAATGTTAGTGCTAGTGCTAGTGAAATCAATAAGcaatttgttcttgatgCATTGGTTGGTATTCAAGATCCATTGAAACCGGGTGTCTCCAAAGCCGTGTTACAATGTAAACATGCTGGAGTTACCGTTCGTATGGTTACTGGAGATAACATAAACACGGCAAAGGCCATCTCTAAAGAGTGTCATATCTTGACAcctgatgatttggataatGAATATGCATTTATGGAAGGACCTAAATTTAGGAAATTATCTCCATcggaaagaagaaaaattgtACCCCAATTGCGAGTTTTGGCAAGATCATCACCAGAAGACAAACGTATTCTTGTTGATACATTACGTAAAAGTGGtgaagttgttgctgttaCTGGAGATGGTACTAATGATGCACcagctttgaaattggcaGATGTTGGATTTTCCATGGGTATTGCAGGTACCGAAGTTGCTCGTGAAGCTTCCGATATTATATTGATGACTGATGATTTCACTGATATTGTTCAAGCTATCAAATGGGGTCGTACTGTTGCTacttcaatcaagaaatttattcaatttcaattgacgGTTAATATCACTGCTTGTGTATTGACATTTGTTTCTGCGGTTGCTTCAAGTGAAAATAAATCAGTGTTGACGGCAGTTCAATTATTATGGGTTAATTTGATTATGGATACTTTGGCAGCATTGGCTTTGGCCACCGATAAACCTgatgattcatttttgaacaGAAAACCAGCTGGTAGACATGCACCACtcatttcaacatcaatgtGGAAGATGATTTTGGGTCAATCTATGACTCAATTGGTTATTACTTTTGTATTGCATTTTGCTGGTAAACAATTATTTTACCCAGGACATTCTCACATTTCCAATCATCAACAGAAACAATTGGATGCCATGACTTTTAATACGTTTGTTTGGTtacaattttggaaattgattgtCACGCGtaaattggatgaagcTGATGAAATCACGACTGTGAGAGGTAGAATCACCGCTGAGAATctcaatttctttcaacACTTGTTCCGTAACTGGTACTTTATTGTTATTGCCCTCATTATTGGTGGGTTCCAAGTCCTAATTAtgtttgttggtggtgctgcATTCAGCATAGCTAGACAAACACCCGGAATGTGGGCCACGGCTATCTTATGTGGGTTTATCAGTATCCCCGTGGGTATTGTTATTCGAATTGTACCTAATGTTTGGGTTGAACGTATTTTCCCTACTAGAGCATTCAATATGTTTATTTATTATGTTGGATTTGGCTGGGTtaagaggaagaagaagagtaAGTATGATGAAGACGAGGAGAGCGTTGGAGGTGGTGGAGAAATAAGT encodes the following:
- a CDS encoding Pmc1 vacuolar calcium P-type ATPase, giving the protein MAPLTPADRLGRATTLEIPQYDDDASSTHSTTPLQNDTEGVQKYNSMHQKDHPPSYSRRDSIELQSTSSLRSPSHNPKKLPAKTSTHQSLQHRLTGRLSLTGTRSHFDSPISPEDLVGLHDPKSLKHLYDLGGFDHLCTLLKTSPKGLDDHNEADLEARRHDFGINKLPQRTSKSFIQLCWEAMKDKVLIILSIAAVVSLALGLYETFGSGTHYDDEGKPLPKVDWVEGVAILVAIAIVVLVGAANDYQKERQFARLNAKKEDRELIVVRNGEKKLVSIYDLLVGDVINLQTGDVVPADSILFQGEVECDESALTGESETIKKVPVEEAMEIYESHLPTEEDIGSRTIKLRDPYLISGARVLSGLGNAVVTAVGPNSIHGRTMASLQHKPESTPMQERLDNLAEGISKYGFLAAIVLFIVLLIRFGVDLAPGGSFHNLNPTDKGRKFIDIVITAVTIVVVAIPEGLPLAVTLALAFATTRMAQNGNLVRVLKSCETMGSATAICSDKTGTLTENKMRVVRGFFGLKQDGQVLEFDNTADNSYEPTSVEASEDITPESRVFLATNITLNSTAFENSDYNEDVVNAARHKPKQKSFFQRLFSKTESATQEQQEILSAEPFLGNKTESALLILAEKTFGVFQNKSLDDVRSEAQSEIVQVIPFESSRKWSGVVMKIENGFRVYIKGAAEIVFKNCGFELNTDGDLIKLDRTKRDDVLTKIDEYANDALRAIALGHRDFVGITSWPPSGLASSDSPNEVDPHALINVSASASEINKQFVLDALVGIQDPLKPGVSKAVLQCKHAGVTVRMVTGDNINTAKAISKECHILTPDDLDNEYAFMEGPKFRKLSPSERRKIVPQLRVLARSSPEDKRILVDTLRKSGEVVAVTGDGTNDAPALKLADVGFSMGIAGTEVAREASDIILMTDDFTDIVQAIKWGRTVATSIKKFIQFQLTVNITACVLTFVSAVASSENKSVLTAVQLLWVNLIMDTLAALALATDKPDDSFLNRKPAGRHAPLISTSMWKMILGQSMTQLVITFVLHFAGKQLFYPGHSHISNHQQKQLDAMTFNTFVWLQFWKLIVTRKLDEADEITTVRGRITAENLNFFQHLFRNWYFIVIALIIGGFQVLIMFVGGAAFSIARQTPGMWATAILCGFISIPVGIVIRIVPNVWVERIFPTRAFNMFIYYVGFGWVKRKKKSKYDEDEESVGGGGEISGVSGDSDVAAGGGVKSSTTSTLAKHSSTSNKPKS